A window of Methanolobus sediminis contains these coding sequences:
- a CDS encoding PAS domain S-box protein: MNNGKPEIPVSGNDFVFITRVENNDLKYAKEAIEIASASNSPVLFIISNPDEHFFETIEDKENVWYIKEPYSKVELKHALDHLDSLIEKKEDLFRLITENVNDAIFVMDMKGNFSYFSPSIEKISGFTQEEALKKNLSEWITKESYDYCVDMITYFATELGKGIVNGPPIFEIEIICKNSEIIWAELTVNPIVDDKLNFKHFIGVIRDINSRKRAEERFRIAAQCVSDLIYEWDMKTDHVEWFGDIDEHLGYEPGEIKETLDSWSEHVHPDDLSRVMERINKYRINGNVFDTEYRMITRDGQTKYWTEYGLPVYDRDNRKILRTIGVCSDITERKETENALKKSEEMFRLIAENANDVIWMMNTNGELLYISPSVEKLRGYTPEEISRLPIEKRVANESGVQVMKNWNNFTRKFKKGANIHTPRIVEVEQPCKDGSTVWTEIHINPILDGEGNFRYFLGITRDISERRKNEQELIKQKNMLDSIFNLAPIPMVLLNEEAVVENMNNACVEVLQRKKKDLVGLKAGYVFNCINSVKGEGCGTNKECIKCIFKDSAIETFLTKKNIHKREGKTTILTPNGKAIELNVLISTAYIDLPDEPKIVVSVEDITTRKKAEEETIRSKIEAEQANRTKSEFLATMSHELRTPLNAIIGYSQMLQDSDFGSMNEKQQRFANHISTSGKHLLELINDILDLSKVEAGKMDLHMETFDVNDVLKNVYNIIDPLAVKKNIELNFEINQDISIYADKIRFKQILYNLMSNAIKFTPNGGHVTADISANENFLKISVSDDGIGISQEEQKKLFTPFYQADSSTARKYQGTGLGLSIVKKIVELHGGTISMESEPGNGSTFTFTLPLKKEE; the protein is encoded by the coding sequence ATGAATAATGGTAAGCCGGAAATTCCTGTATCGGGAAATGACTTCGTATTCATTACCAGAGTTGAGAACAATGATCTAAAATATGCAAAAGAAGCAATAGAAATAGCATCTGCCAGCAATTCACCTGTTCTTTTCATAATATCAAACCCTGATGAACACTTCTTTGAAACTATTGAGGATAAAGAAAATGTATGGTATATTAAAGAACCATACTCAAAAGTCGAACTCAAACATGCACTTGACCATCTTGATTCCCTGATTGAAAAAAAAGAGGATCTGTTCCGCTTAATCACAGAAAATGTAAATGATGCTATTTTTGTAATGGATATGAAAGGGAACTTTTCCTATTTCAGCCCCTCCATCGAAAAGATCTCAGGCTTTACACAGGAAGAAGCCCTTAAGAAGAATCTTTCTGAATGGATAACAAAAGAATCATATGATTATTGTGTCGACATGATCACATATTTTGCCACGGAATTGGGCAAAGGCATCGTAAATGGGCCGCCTATTTTCGAAATAGAGATTATTTGTAAAAACTCTGAAATTATATGGGCAGAACTTACTGTCAATCCTATAGTCGATGATAAACTGAATTTTAAGCATTTTATAGGAGTTATCCGCGACATCAATTCCAGAAAAAGAGCAGAAGAACGCTTCAGAATAGCTGCACAATGTGTTAGTGACCTGATATATGAGTGGGATATGAAAACTGACCATGTTGAATGGTTTGGCGATATTGATGAACACCTCGGCTATGAGCCAGGAGAGATCAAAGAAACACTTGATTCATGGTCTGAGCATGTTCACCCTGATGATCTCTCCAGAGTAATGGAGAGAATTAATAAGTACCGCATAAACGGGAATGTCTTTGATACAGAGTACAGGATGATAACCAGAGATGGACAGACCAAATACTGGACCGAGTATGGCCTTCCGGTTTATGACAGAGATAACAGAAAAATCCTAAGAACCATTGGCGTCTGCTCCGATATTACTGAACGAAAAGAAACAGAGAATGCTTTGAAAAAGAGCGAAGAAATGTTCAGGCTCATAGCAGAGAATGCCAATGACGTAATCTGGATGATGAATACTAATGGAGAGCTCCTGTACATCAGCCCTTCTGTAGAGAAACTAAGAGGTTATACACCTGAAGAAATATCCAGACTGCCTATTGAAAAAAGAGTCGCAAATGAATCCGGTGTTCAGGTAATGAAAAACTGGAATAATTTTACCCGGAAATTCAAAAAAGGAGCTAACATACATACTCCCAGAATAGTAGAAGTTGAGCAGCCATGCAAAGATGGATCTACAGTCTGGACTGAAATACACATCAATCCAATACTTGATGGTGAAGGCAATTTCAGATATTTCCTTGGAATTACCCGTGATATAAGTGAACGTCGGAAAAATGAGCAGGAACTTATAAAACAAAAAAATATGCTTGACAGTATTTTCAATCTTGCTCCAATACCCATGGTACTGCTTAATGAAGAAGCAGTTGTAGAGAATATGAATAATGCTTGTGTAGAAGTTTTACAGCGGAAAAAGAAAGACCTGGTCGGGTTAAAAGCCGGATATGTGTTCAACTGCATAAATTCAGTAAAAGGAGAAGGTTGTGGAACTAATAAAGAATGCATCAAATGTATATTTAAGGATTCAGCCATTGAGACATTCCTAACTAAAAAAAATATACATAAAAGAGAAGGTAAAACTACCATCCTTACCCCGAATGGGAAAGCCATTGAACTTAATGTACTGATTTCAACTGCGTATATAGATCTGCCAGATGAACCTAAAATAGTTGTCAGTGTGGAAGACATAACTACGAGAAAAAAAGCAGAAGAAGAAACCATACGTTCAAAAATAGAAGCAGAACAGGCAAACCGTACAAAAAGTGAGTTTCTGGCAACAATGAGTCATGAACTCAGAACACCACTCAATGCAATTATAGGTTATTCCCAGATGCTTCAAGATAGTGATTTCGGAAGTATGAACGAGAAACAGCAACGTTTCGCAAACCACATATCTACAAGCGGAAAGCATCTTCTAGAACTCATTAATGATATTCTCGACCTTTCAAAAGTGGAAGCTGGAAAAATGGATCTTCACATGGAAACATTTGACGTGAACGATGTTCTCAAAAATGTTTACAACATAATTGATCCTCTTGCTGTAAAGAAAAACATAGAGCTCAATTTTGAAATTAACCAGGACATCTCCATATATGCTGATAAAATCAGGTTTAAGCAGATACTCTACAACCTTATGAGCAATGCAATCAAATTCACACCAAACGGCGGGCATGTTACAGCAGACATTAGTGCAAATGAAAACTTTTTGAAAATATCAGTCAGTGATGATGGAATAGGAATTTCCCAGGAAGAGCAGAAAAAACTCTTTACACCATTCTATCAGGCAGATTCATCCACAGCGAGAAAATATCAGGGTACCGGCCTTGGTCTGTCTATTGTAAAAAAAATAGTGGAACTCCATGGAGGTACCATTTCCATGGAAAGTGAACCTGGAAATGGAAGCACATTTACCTTTACATTACCCCTAAAAAAAGAAGAATAA
- a CDS encoding HemK2/MTQ2 family protein methyltransferase: protein MVTIEHRNAKVKLAEQVYEPAEDSYLLADTALELVKDGMNVLEIGTGTGFVSAVLKANRNIILTATEISPIAAKCAKSNGINVIRTDMFAGLKGKKQFDVVIFNPPYLPTAEDEKVPGWLNYAFDGGVDGRNDIEPFMQQVSNYLKPYGFILMLVSSLTGIDEVIEEMEEYSFKAQVISSEKCSFEKLVVIMATTATAE from the coding sequence ATGGTTACGATTGAACACAGAAATGCAAAGGTAAAGTTAGCCGAGCAGGTTTATGAACCCGCCGAAGATTCATATTTACTTGCAGATACTGCTCTTGAACTTGTCAAAGACGGAATGAACGTCCTGGAAATTGGAACAGGAACTGGTTTTGTATCTGCAGTCCTGAAAGCCAATAGAAATATCATCCTTACAGCCACTGAGATAAGTCCTATTGCAGCAAAATGTGCGAAGTCTAACGGAATAAACGTGATAAGAACGGACATGTTTGCCGGTCTGAAAGGGAAAAAACAATTTGACGTTGTGATATTCAACCCCCCTTATCTTCCTACGGCCGAAGATGAAAAAGTACCAGGATGGCTGAACTATGCCTTTGACGGTGGTGTTGACGGACGCAATGATATAGAACCTTTTATGCAGCAGGTCAGCAACTACCTCAAACCTTATGGATTCATTCTTATGCTGGTCTCATCACTTACAGGCATAGATGAAGTGATTGAAGAAATGGAAGAATACTCATTCAAAGCACAGGTTATTTCCAGCGAAAAATGCTCTTTTGAAAAGCTGGTAGTTATCATGGCAACTACAGCTACTGCCGAATAA
- the rsmA gene encoding 16S rRNA (adenine(1518)-N(6)/adenine(1519)-N(6))-dimethyltransferase RsmA, whose translation MVYEILRKYGIRGGYHDQHFLIDERILDRIVDAADIQPHETILEIGAGIGNLTERLMAKAGHVIAIERDPELVYVLKDRFGEPENFTLIQGDVLDVDFPPFDKVVANLPYSISSEITFKLFKYDFKLAILMYQYEFAQRLVSHANSKDYSRLSVNAHYFADTSMIMKIPRGAFSPPPEVLSAVVEIKPRPAHFEVLDEKYFLDFVTAVFGQRRKKMRNSILRNKQLLGIDDMKEFINELPQELLDKRPENLEPEQFAELANIMFRHKQK comes from the coding sequence TTGGTTTATGAGATACTCAGAAAATATGGCATCCGTGGTGGATACCATGACCAGCATTTTTTGATCGACGAAAGAATCCTTGACAGGATTGTCGATGCCGCAGACATACAACCTCATGAGACCATACTGGAGATCGGTGCAGGTATCGGAAATCTCACTGAAAGACTTATGGCAAAAGCCGGGCATGTCATTGCAATCGAAAGAGACCCTGAGCTTGTTTATGTACTAAAGGACCGTTTTGGCGAGCCTGAGAATTTCACACTCATACAAGGAGATGTGCTTGACGTTGATTTCCCGCCTTTTGACAAAGTTGTTGCTAATCTTCCTTACTCAATATCATCTGAAATAACATTCAAGCTGTTCAAATACGATTTTAAACTGGCAATCCTGATGTACCAATATGAATTTGCACAGAGACTGGTATCCCATGCCAATTCAAAGGATTACAGCCGCCTGTCGGTCAATGCACACTATTTTGCAGACACTTCAATGATAATGAAGATACCAAGAGGAGCATTCTCACCCCCTCCTGAAGTGCTCTCTGCTGTTGTGGAAATAAAACCACGTCCTGCTCATTTTGAAGTCCTGGACGAGAAATATTTCCTTGATTTTGTCACTGCAGTTTTCGGACAGAGACGAAAGAAGATGAGAAATTCCATTCTCAGAAACAAGCAGCTTCTGGGTATTGACGATATGAAGGAATTCATTAATGAATTACCACAGGAATTGCTTGACAAAAGACCGGAAAATCTTGAACCGGAACAATTCGCAGAACTTGCAAATATAATGTTCAGACATAAACAGAAATAA